One Epidermidibacterium keratini DNA segment encodes these proteins:
- a CDS encoding ACP S-malonyltransferase, with the protein MIAIVAPGQGSQTPGMLSPWLELPGTDETIGQMSELSGLDLKRLGTTADADEIKDTAITQPLVVSLSLLAWQALDNPQGDIVVAGHSVGELAAAAMAGILEPSAAVRLAAVRGRAMAQACAITPTSMAAVLGGDRDEVLAAIAACDLTPANQNGAGQIVAAGPVEGIEKLQANPPAKARVMPLSVAGAFHTEYMEPATETVRGERDTITAKAPTLQILSNADGKVIEDGGEYLDRLVTQVTRPVRWDLCMETMLAMGITAQAELPPAGALTGLAKRGMKGVQTVPIKGPDDLTTVRELLSA; encoded by the coding sequence GTGATCGCGATCGTTGCGCCCGGTCAGGGCTCCCAGACTCCAGGAATGCTCAGCCCGTGGCTCGAACTGCCCGGCACGGACGAGACTATCGGGCAGATGTCTGAGCTGAGCGGTCTTGACCTCAAGCGGCTCGGCACCACCGCCGACGCCGACGAGATCAAGGACACCGCGATCACCCAGCCGCTCGTCGTCTCACTCTCGCTGCTGGCGTGGCAGGCACTCGATAACCCGCAGGGCGACATCGTCGTTGCCGGGCACAGCGTCGGTGAGCTGGCCGCTGCTGCGATGGCCGGCATCCTCGAGCCGAGCGCCGCCGTACGCCTCGCCGCCGTGCGCGGTCGCGCGATGGCGCAGGCGTGCGCGATCACCCCGACCTCGATGGCCGCCGTACTCGGCGGAGACCGCGACGAGGTCCTCGCTGCGATCGCCGCGTGCGACCTGACCCCGGCCAACCAAAACGGTGCCGGTCAGATCGTGGCTGCCGGACCAGTCGAGGGCATCGAGAAGCTGCAGGCCAATCCCCCGGCGAAGGCGCGCGTCATGCCGCTGTCGGTCGCCGGCGCCTTCCACACCGAATACATGGAGCCCGCCACCGAGACGGTGCGCGGCGAGCGCGACACCATCACCGCGAAAGCACCCACGCTGCAGATCCTCTCGAACGCCGACGGCAAGGTGATCGAGGACGGCGGCGAGTACCTCGATCGTCTCGTCACCCAGGTGACCCGTCCCGTGCGCTGGGACCTGTGCATGGAGACGATGCTCGCCATGGGCATCACCGCGCAAGCCGAGCTGCCGCCTGCCGGAGCCCTCACCGGACTGGCAAAACGGGGTATGAAGGGCGTACAGACCGTGCCCATCAAGGGCCCGGACGACCTCACGACTGTGCGCGAGCTGCTGTCGGCCTGA
- a CDS encoding beta-ketoacyl-ACP synthase III: MNPSLTPPPHPRNTGVLGFGQYRPSRVVTNDDLSKLVDTSDEWITSRVGIKERRYADDDETIVAMSVAAGADAIKAAGLSAADIDLVIVSSCSLETPLPGAAPEVAYQLGANAPGAYDLNAACAGFCYSLAAADQAIRTGASERALVIGVEKLSQWVDHTDRSTSIIFADGAGAAVLAASPEQGISPVVWGSAGDKPEAIIARRRDTKLEMDGRAVFRWATTDIRDQLTRICDAAGITLRDVDAFVPHQANTRIIDAMLRGQDFRDDVVVARDIEYAGNTSSASVPLAVCALADTGHITSGDKVLTIGFGAGLTFAGQIFVMP, from the coding sequence ATGAACCCATCACTCACCCCGCCGCCACACCCCCGCAACACCGGCGTGCTCGGCTTCGGCCAGTACCGGCCCAGCCGAGTCGTCACTAACGACGACCTGTCCAAGCTCGTCGACACCTCCGACGAGTGGATCACCTCGCGCGTCGGCATCAAGGAGCGGCGCTACGCCGATGACGACGAGACGATCGTCGCCATGTCGGTGGCAGCCGGCGCTGACGCGATCAAGGCCGCTGGGCTCAGTGCGGCCGACATCGACCTCGTCATCGTCTCGAGCTGCTCGCTGGAGACTCCCCTTCCCGGCGCCGCACCCGAGGTCGCCTACCAGCTCGGCGCCAACGCGCCGGGCGCTTACGACCTCAACGCGGCGTGCGCCGGCTTCTGCTACTCGCTGGCCGCCGCGGACCAGGCGATCCGCACCGGCGCCAGCGAACGCGCCCTGGTGATCGGCGTCGAGAAGCTCTCGCAGTGGGTCGACCACACCGACCGCTCGACCAGCATCATCTTCGCCGACGGGGCCGGGGCCGCCGTACTCGCCGCGAGCCCCGAGCAGGGCATCAGCCCGGTCGTGTGGGGCAGCGCCGGCGACAAGCCCGAGGCGATCATCGCGCGCCGCCGCGACACCAAGCTGGAGATGGACGGGCGCGCGGTGTTCCGGTGGGCCACCACCGACATCCGCGACCAGCTCACTCGGATCTGCGATGCCGCAGGGATCACGCTGCGCGATGTCGATGCGTTCGTGCCGCACCAGGCCAACACCCGGATCATCGATGCGATGCTGCGCGGACAGGACTTCCGCGACGACGTGGTCGTGGCCCGCGACATCGAGTACGCCGGAAACACGTCGTCGGCTTCCGTGCCGCTGGCGGTGTGTGCTCTGGCTGATACCGGCCACATCACCTCGGGCGATAAGGTGCTCACCATCGGGTTCGGTGCGGGTCTGACCTTCGCCGGACAGATATTCGTGATGCCCTGA
- a CDS encoding acyl carrier protein: MATTQEIQDGLAEILEEVAGVMPEDVAPEKSFTDDLDVDSLSMVEIATAVEDKWGVAIPDEELANIKTVGDAMKYIESNQ; encoded by the coding sequence GTGGCAACTACCCAGGAGATCCAGGACGGCCTCGCCGAGATCCTCGAGGAGGTCGCCGGCGTGATGCCGGAGGACGTCGCTCCCGAGAAGTCGTTCACCGACGATCTCGACGTCGACTCGCTGTCCATGGTTGAGATCGCAACCGCGGTCGAGGACAAGTGGGGCGTCGCGATCCCCGACGAGGAGCTCGCCAACATCAAGACCGTCGGCGACGCGATGAAGTACATCGAAAGCAACCAGTAG
- a CDS encoding beta-ketoacyl-[acyl-carrier-protein] synthase family protein: protein MNDVVITGLGATTPLGGDVESSWQALLAGKSGVRRLDDWPEDIPTQIAALYAEDPASHLEKARARRLDRSQQAAIVGAREAWENAGSPDVDPDRLAVVIGTGIGGAVTLLAQHDLRLERGARRVSPHMVPMLMPNGPAAAVGLEVGARGGVHTTVSACASGAEALALGLDLIRAGRVDVVVAGGAEACIHPTPFAGFGMARAMSTNNDDPEAASRPFDAARNGFVMGEGTAVMVLESAEHAAARGATPIVRLAGAGITSDSYDMVAPEPSGSGAARAIRLALRNGGVDAADVHHVNAHATSTPVGDIAEAAAIRAAIGDHALISATKASTGHMMGASGAVEALFTILALRDQVAPHILNLTDPDADPNVQALDLVRDEPRKAEMKAAINNSFGFGGHNAALLFTTA from the coding sequence GTGAACGATGTAGTGATCACCGGCCTCGGAGCGACCACCCCGCTCGGCGGTGACGTCGAGTCCTCATGGCAAGCGCTTCTTGCCGGCAAGAGCGGCGTACGCCGACTCGACGACTGGCCGGAGGACATCCCGACCCAGATCGCCGCGCTCTACGCCGAGGATCCGGCGAGCCACCTCGAGAAGGCCCGGGCCCGTCGCCTCGATCGTTCGCAGCAGGCCGCCATCGTCGGCGCGCGTGAAGCGTGGGAAAACGCCGGCAGCCCGGACGTCGACCCGGACCGGCTCGCCGTCGTCATCGGCACCGGCATCGGCGGCGCCGTCACCCTGCTCGCTCAGCACGACCTTCGACTTGAGCGCGGCGCGCGTCGCGTCTCCCCGCACATGGTGCCGATGCTGATGCCCAATGGCCCGGCCGCCGCTGTCGGTCTGGAAGTTGGCGCTCGCGGCGGCGTACACACCACCGTCTCGGCCTGCGCCTCGGGTGCTGAAGCTCTCGCGCTTGGCCTCGATCTGATCCGTGCCGGACGCGTCGACGTCGTCGTCGCCGGCGGCGCGGAAGCCTGCATCCACCCCACCCCGTTCGCGGGATTCGGTATGGCGCGGGCAATGTCGACCAACAACGACGATCCTGAGGCCGCCTCGCGCCCCTTCGATGCCGCTCGCAACGGCTTCGTCATGGGCGAGGGTACGGCGGTGATGGTGCTCGAGTCGGCCGAGCACGCTGCGGCCCGCGGCGCGACGCCGATCGTGCGGCTGGCCGGCGCCGGGATCACCTCCGACTCCTACGACATGGTCGCCCCGGAGCCGAGCGGATCCGGTGCTGCGCGGGCGATCCGGCTCGCGCTGCGCAACGGCGGGGTGGACGCGGCCGACGTACACCACGTCAACGCGCATGCCACCTCAACGCCGGTCGGCGACATCGCCGAAGCCGCAGCGATCCGCGCCGCGATCGGCGACCACGCGCTGATCTCGGCGACCAAGGCATCGACCGGTCACATGATGGGTGCATCCGGCGCGGTCGAGGCGCTCTTCACCATCCTCGCGCTCCGAGATCAGGTCGCGCCGCACATTCTCAACCTGACCGACCCGGACGCCGATCCCAACGTGCAGGCGCTCGATCTGGTGCGCGACGAACCGCGCAAGGCCGAGATGAAGGCCGCGATCAACAACTCGTTTGGCTTCGGCGGGCACAACGCCGCGCTGCTGTTTACCACCGCGTGA
- a CDS encoding acyl-CoA carboxylase subunit beta — translation MTQAPQKPDTAVEVDPRDPVARLATLFDPNTLELANSRDEGTGVVWGRGAINGSPAVAFCTDATKMGGAMGSEGCVNIVDAIETANRERIPVIGIWHSGGARLAEGVEALDAVGKVFAAMVHASGRIPQLSVVLGPAAGGAAYGPALTDVVIMSGSGRVFVTGPEVVRSVTGEQVDMEMLGGPDTHGKKSGVVHITTPTDQDALDTARELATLLGEQGKFDVSKARVMPELEDALPESPRRAYDVKPILRMLLDDGEFLEIQAKWAPNIVVGFGRMAGRTVGVVANNPIRLGGCLDSQSAEKSARFVRLCDALGIPLVVIVDVPGYLPGVGQEWDGVVRRGAKLLHAFAECVVPRVTLVTRKVYGGAYIAMNSRSLGATRVFAWPTAEVAVMGAKAAVGILHRKTLAATPIEERDEVEARLIEEQERIAGGVARALELGVVDEVIDPAQTQVQLVKALASRPSGRGAHGNIPL, via the coding sequence ATGACCCAGGCTCCCCAGAAGCCCGACACCGCCGTCGAGGTCGACCCCCGCGACCCGGTCGCGCGCCTGGCGACCCTCTTTGACCCAAACACCTTAGAGCTGGCCAACAGCCGCGACGAGGGCACTGGTGTGGTGTGGGGCCGCGGCGCGATCAACGGCTCACCTGCCGTCGCGTTCTGCACCGACGCCACCAAGATGGGCGGTGCGATGGGCTCGGAGGGCTGCGTCAACATCGTCGATGCGATCGAGACCGCCAACCGCGAGCGCATCCCGGTCATCGGCATCTGGCACTCCGGCGGTGCCCGGCTGGCCGAGGGCGTCGAGGCGCTCGACGCGGTCGGCAAGGTCTTCGCCGCGATGGTGCACGCCTCCGGGCGCATCCCCCAGCTATCGGTCGTACTCGGCCCGGCTGCCGGCGGTGCGGCGTACGGTCCGGCATTGACCGACGTGGTGATCATGTCGGGTTCTGGGCGCGTGTTCGTGACCGGCCCGGAGGTCGTGCGGTCGGTGACCGGCGAGCAGGTCGACATGGAGATGCTCGGCGGACCGGACACCCACGGCAAGAAGAGCGGCGTCGTACACATCACCACCCCCACCGACCAGGACGCGCTCGACACGGCGCGCGAGCTCGCAACTTTGCTTGGCGAGCAAGGAAAGTTCGATGTCAGCAAGGCACGGGTGATGCCGGAGCTCGAGGACGCGTTGCCGGAGTCGCCGCGCCGCGCGTATGACGTGAAGCCGATCCTGCGCATGCTGCTTGATGACGGCGAGTTCCTGGAGATCCAGGCCAAATGGGCGCCCAACATCGTGGTCGGCTTCGGGCGGATGGCCGGGCGCACGGTCGGCGTCGTTGCCAACAACCCGATCCGCCTCGGCGGGTGCCTGGACTCCCAGAGCGCCGAGAAGTCGGCCCGCTTCGTGCGGCTGTGCGACGCGCTCGGCATCCCGCTCGTGGTGATCGTCGACGTACCCGGCTATCTGCCCGGTGTCGGTCAGGAGTGGGACGGCGTCGTACGCCGTGGCGCCAAGCTGCTGCACGCCTTCGCCGAGTGCGTCGTACCGCGCGTGACCCTGGTGACGCGCAAGGTGTACGGCGGCGCCTACATCGCGATGAACTCCCGCTCACTCGGCGCGACGCGAGTCTTTGCCTGGCCCACCGCCGAGGTGGCCGTCATGGGCGCCAAGGCCGCGGTCGGCATCCTGCACCGCAAGACCCTGGCGGCGACGCCGATCGAGGAGCGCGACGAGGTCGAGGCGCGGCTCATCGAGGAGCAGGAGCGCATCGCCGGCGGCGTGGCCCGCGCGTTGGAGCTGGGCGTCGTCGATGAGGTCATCGACCCCGCGCAGACGCAGGTCCAGCTGGTCAAGGCGCTCGCTTCACGGCCGAGCGGGCGCGGAGCCCACGGCAACATCCCGCTCTAG
- a CDS encoding DUF3145 domain-containing protein, with amino-acid sequence MQTRGVVFIHSAPPALTPHAEWALSAALRTDVRIEWTAQPAAPGELRTELSWNGPSGTASAIASALKAWPTLVFEVTEDPTAGTDGERIAHLPGRGLFRAQTSVNGDIVISENQLRALCESARTAEDYQHGLDALLGTSVDAELEAFREGGDGAAVTWIHRAG; translated from the coding sequence ATGCAGACCCGTGGAGTTGTATTCATCCACAGCGCACCACCGGCACTCACTCCGCATGCCGAGTGGGCGCTTTCTGCTGCGCTGCGCACCGACGTGCGGATCGAGTGGACCGCGCAGCCGGCGGCGCCCGGCGAGCTGCGCACCGAGCTGAGCTGGAACGGCCCCTCGGGGACGGCGTCGGCAATCGCGAGCGCGCTCAAGGCCTGGCCGACGCTGGTCTTCGAGGTCACCGAGGACCCGACCGCCGGCACCGACGGCGAGCGCATCGCCCATCTGCCAGGTCGCGGGCTGTTTCGGGCGCAGACGTCGGTCAACGGCGACATCGTGATCTCGGAAAACCAGCTGCGCGCCCTGTGCGAGTCGGCCCGCACCGCCGAGGACTACCAGCACGGTCTTGATGCCTTGCTGGGTACGTCGGTCGATGCCGAGCTGGAGGCCTTCCGCGAGGGCGGCGACGGCGCGGCCGTCACCTGGATCCACCGCGCCGGCTAG
- a CDS encoding GNAT family N-acetyltransferase, producing the protein MGSRAAEYAEDEMPFLRRKREATPTDDHEVTTDEVTTEDDADAVDAADAGLDEDASDDSGTARIEDEAEAEDVDEDDADELSARDAEDGSIVELDDDLDDEDQDVDADDLDEDDEAPRKQRKGGLRGWLRAREKKTDYGPDYAVRVATLPDLEHFPEDGHVHPEIVRSWLALQQFGEAMLLVSWFKDRPAGYVMVSWTGDWEDAIRKRFKNVPSITNLWVDEEHAEAGVERKLLEAALTVIEKQGRDKALISVDRDDRPARKLYRELGFTDTKARTTDSYVYRDAEGKKRRGEHKNLVLIKDFTEVDEEDDDLDDDEAADEPQTDADEESETDADAESETDEPADDAVDRKS; encoded by the coding sequence TTGGGAAGCCGAGCAGCCGAGTACGCCGAGGACGAGATGCCATTCCTGCGCCGTAAGCGCGAAGCCACCCCCACGGACGACCACGAGGTCACGACCGACGAGGTCACGACCGAGGACGACGCCGATGCGGTCGATGCCGCCGATGCCGGGCTCGATGAGGACGCCAGCGACGATTCCGGGACCGCTCGCATCGAGGACGAAGCCGAGGCAGAAGACGTCGACGAGGACGACGCTGACGAGCTCAGCGCCCGGGACGCCGAAGACGGCAGCATCGTCGAGCTGGACGACGACCTCGACGACGAAGACCAGGACGTCGACGCGGACGATCTCGACGAAGACGACGAAGCGCCCCGCAAGCAACGCAAGGGCGGACTGCGCGGCTGGCTGCGGGCCCGCGAGAAGAAGACCGACTACGGCCCGGACTACGCCGTACGCGTGGCCACACTCCCTGACCTTGAGCACTTTCCCGAAGACGGGCATGTGCACCCGGAGATCGTGCGCAGCTGGCTGGCGCTGCAGCAGTTCGGCGAGGCGATGCTTCTCGTGTCGTGGTTCAAGGACCGTCCCGCCGGCTACGTGATGGTGTCGTGGACCGGTGACTGGGAAGACGCCATCCGCAAGCGGTTCAAGAACGTCCCGTCGATCACCAACCTGTGGGTCGACGAGGAGCATGCCGAGGCAGGCGTCGAACGCAAGCTGCTCGAAGCCGCCCTGACCGTGATCGAGAAGCAGGGCCGCGACAAGGCCCTCATCAGCGTCGACCGCGACGACCGTCCGGCGCGCAAACTCTACCGCGAGCTCGGGTTCACCGACACCAAGGCGCGCACGACCGACTCATACGTCTATCGAGACGCCGAGGGAAAGAAACGCCGCGGGGAGCACAAGAACCTCGTGCTCATCAAGGACTTCACCGAGGTCGACGAAGAGGACGATGATCTCGACGACGACGAAGCCGCGGATGAGCCGCAGACCGACGCGGACGAGGAGAGCGAGACCGACGCGGACGCGGAGAGCGAGACCGATGAGCCCGCCGACGACGCGGTAGATCGAAAGTCATAG
- a CDS encoding LuxR C-terminal-related transcriptional regulator, which yields MPFFSRLRRLLSHSLTAVLVVAISLLTTGQAYATPSTATDDPVRAWAQDSFEGSGFPGMTYVALDGETTSVGGFGEDASGTPLTVIKLTTFDLDEYVVTALQRGASGFLLKASDPRELAYAVHAVHAGGVYLAPRITKRLVDTGLLGAATARRARARELVARLTEREREVLAALADGLSNQQIGRRLALAEGTVKVHVSAILAKLEVDNRVSAALLAVESGVLPTRGGLSTDIGP from the coding sequence ATGCCCTTCTTCTCCCGCCTTCGGCGGCTTCTTTCCCACTCACTCACCGCGGTCCTCGTGGTCGCCATCTCCCTACTCACGACCGGACAGGCATACGCCACACCGTCCACCGCTACGGATGACCCCGTGCGCGCCTGGGCGCAAGATTCCTTTGAGGGCAGCGGGTTTCCCGGCATGACCTACGTCGCACTCGACGGCGAGACGACCTCGGTGGGCGGGTTCGGCGAGGACGCAAGCGGTACGCCGCTGACAGTCATCAAGCTGACCACGTTCGACCTCGACGAGTACGTCGTCACCGCGTTGCAGCGCGGAGCGAGCGGATTCCTGCTGAAGGCATCTGACCCTCGAGAGCTGGCGTACGCCGTGCACGCCGTACACGCCGGCGGCGTCTACCTCGCACCGCGGATCACCAAGCGGCTGGTCGACACCGGCCTGCTGGGCGCGGCGACCGCGCGACGTGCCCGCGCTCGCGAGCTCGTCGCGCGGCTCACCGAGCGCGAGCGTGAGGTGCTGGCAGCACTCGCCGACGGGCTGTCCAACCAACAGATCGGTCGCCGCCTCGCGCTGGCCGAAGGGACCGTGAAGGTGCACGTCAGCGCGATCCTCGCCAAGCTCGAAGTCGACAACCGGGTCAGCGCCGCCCTGCTCGCCGTCGAGTCCGGCGTACTGCCGACGCGCGGTGGATTGTCCACCGATATCGGCCCGTAA
- a CDS encoding inositol-3-phosphate synthase produces the protein MGSVKVAIVGVGNCASSLVQGVHYYRDADPKDTVPGLMHVQFGDYHVGDVEFVAAFDVDDLKVGKDLSEAINASQNNTIKICDVPTLGVEVSRGHTYDGLGTYYREIIDESPAEPADVVQILKDREVDVLVSYLPVGSEEADRFYAQCAIDAGVAFVNALPVFIASDPEWAKKFEDAGVPIVGDDIKSQVGATITHRVLAKLFEDRGVELQRTYQLNFGGNMDFMNMLERNRLESKKVSKTQAVTSQVPRELAKSDVHVGPSDHVPWLDDRKFAYVRLEGKGFGDVPTSLEYKLEVWDSPNSAGVIIDALRAAKIAKDRGIGGPILSASSYFMKSPPEQYDDSTARDNVEKFIRGEVDR, from the coding sequence ATGGGTTCGGTCAAGGTCGCCATCGTCGGCGTCGGCAACTGTGCGTCGTCGCTCGTGCAGGGGGTGCACTACTACCGCGATGCTGATCCGAAGGACACCGTCCCGGGCCTGATGCACGTGCAGTTCGGCGATTACCACGTCGGTGACGTCGAGTTCGTCGCCGCGTTCGACGTTGATGACCTCAAGGTCGGCAAGGACCTCTCCGAGGCGATCAACGCCAGCCAGAACAACACCATCAAGATCTGCGACGTGCCGACCCTCGGCGTCGAGGTCAGCCGCGGCCACACCTACGACGGTCTGGGCACCTACTATCGCGAGATCATCGACGAGTCGCCGGCCGAGCCGGCCGACGTCGTGCAGATCCTCAAGGACCGCGAGGTCGACGTACTCGTCTCCTACCTGCCGGTGGGATCGGAAGAGGCCGACCGCTTCTACGCCCAGTGCGCGATCGATGCCGGCGTCGCCTTCGTCAACGCGCTGCCGGTCTTCATCGCCAGCGACCCCGAGTGGGCCAAGAAGTTCGAAGATGCCGGCGTGCCGATCGTGGGCGATGACATCAAGTCCCAGGTCGGTGCCACCATCACCCACCGGGTGCTGGCCAAGCTGTTTGAAGACCGCGGTGTCGAGCTGCAGCGCACCTACCAGCTCAACTTCGGCGGCAACATGGACTTCATGAACATGCTCGAGCGCAACCGCCTCGAGTCCAAGAAGGTTTCCAAGACGCAGGCCGTCACCTCGCAGGTGCCGCGCGAGCTCGCCAAGAGCGACGTACACGTCGGCCCCTCGGATCACGTGCCGTGGCTCGATGACCGCAAGTTCGCCTACGTGCGCCTGGAGGGCAAGGGTTTCGGCGACGTACCGACGTCGCTGGAATACAAGCTTGAGGTGTGGGACTCCCCCAACTCCGCGGGCGTCATCATCGATGCGCTGCGCGCGGCCAAGATCGCCAAGGACCGCGGGATCGGTGGCCCGATCCTCTCCGCGTCGTCATACTTCATGAAGTCGCCACCCGAGCAGTACGACGACTCCACGGCTCGCGATAACGTCGAGAAGTTCATCCGTGGTGAGGTAGACCGCTAA
- a CDS encoding MDR family MFS transporter has product MARAETDTAGSEPQEKFQLAPAQRRVFVGLMLGMFVASVSQTIVGPAMPRIVAELGGIDHYSWVATAAMLVSAITVPTVGKLSDIYGRRPFYLAGILVFLTGSLVCGLAQNFWILVAGRAIQGMGMGTLMPLSQTIIGDIVPARFRGKYQGLMGAVFGVTSVAGPIAGGAITDQFGWRWLFYATLPIGLIAFFFIMRFLHLDHTPRKVKIDKAGIVTLSVGLVCVLLATSWGGTTYPWGSPMILGLYVVGFAVLVAFVMIERRAEEPVIPLRLFSNSIFAWSNVGNFTVSMLMFGSIIYIPIYAQGVIGVNATNSGLILMPLMLGFIVLGIGTGMMITRTGRYKEFMLAGVAILGVGVWLLTRLRYGSTAGELTVAMVVIGVGLGLVVQQYTLVIQNATARRDLGVATASSQFFRNVGSTVGIAIFGSAMTAGLTGAIARYLPPGAAEAMPEGATVGAGAVLDPAALEGLPAPVVEAVRHGLADQMHIVFLIGIPIVIAAFIATLMIRVIPLRETIAEPDEQPGGEIDSLAQTARSTRGLVPGLASGDPGERTRERLLGLQFRRLAERSQEADHPLLHAAVTQLGDGDFARGVALLERTAAMLTTSDPEVMAEQERFAVEVAHRAGDGILSPELRQELAVRASEGNGGVLDEIEPTVADRYEAVDLEKLRQASSELVATLLIDVATPDPAAPLNSTAAHPRSER; this is encoded by the coding sequence ATGGCTCGCGCCGAGACCGACACAGCCGGTAGCGAGCCGCAGGAGAAGTTCCAGCTCGCGCCCGCCCAACGCCGTGTCTTCGTCGGCTTGATGTTGGGCATGTTCGTCGCCTCGGTCAGCCAGACGATCGTCGGCCCCGCGATGCCGCGCATCGTCGCCGAGCTCGGCGGGATCGACCACTACAGCTGGGTCGCCACGGCGGCCATGCTGGTCTCGGCGATCACCGTCCCGACGGTCGGCAAGCTGTCGGACATCTACGGCCGCCGGCCGTTTTACCTCGCCGGCATCCTGGTCTTCCTGACCGGCTCGCTCGTGTGCGGGCTCGCCCAGAACTTCTGGATCCTCGTCGCCGGCCGCGCCATCCAGGGCATGGGCATGGGCACGCTGATGCCGCTGTCGCAGACGATCATCGGCGACATCGTGCCCGCGCGTTTCCGCGGCAAGTACCAAGGCTTGATGGGCGCGGTTTTCGGCGTCACCTCGGTCGCAGGGCCGATCGCCGGCGGCGCGATCACCGACCAGTTCGGCTGGCGGTGGCTGTTTTACGCGACGCTGCCGATCGGGCTTATCGCGTTCTTCTTCATCATGCGGTTCCTGCATCTGGACCACACCCCGCGCAAGGTCAAGATCGACAAGGCGGGGATCGTCACGTTGAGCGTCGGGCTGGTGTGTGTGCTGCTGGCCACCTCATGGGGCGGTACGACGTACCCGTGGGGCTCGCCGATGATCCTCGGGCTGTACGTCGTGGGGTTCGCCGTACTCGTCGCGTTCGTGATGATCGAGCGCCGCGCCGAAGAACCGGTCATCCCGCTGCGCCTGTTTAGCAACTCGATCTTCGCGTGGTCGAACGTTGGCAACTTCACCGTGTCGATGCTGATGTTCGGCTCGATCATCTACATCCCGATCTATGCCCAGGGCGTCATCGGTGTCAACGCGACGAACTCCGGGCTCATCCTGATGCCGCTGATGCTTGGCTTCATCGTGCTCGGCATCGGCACCGGCATGATGATCACCCGCACCGGTCGCTACAAGGAGTTCATGCTCGCGGGTGTCGCGATCCTCGGCGTGGGCGTTTGGCTGCTGACGCGGCTGCGCTACGGCTCCACCGCGGGCGAGCTGACGGTGGCGATGGTCGTCATCGGCGTCGGACTCGGACTCGTCGTGCAGCAGTACACCCTCGTCATCCAAAACGCGACGGCGCGCCGGGATCTCGGTGTCGCGACGGCGTCCAGCCAGTTCTTCCGCAACGTCGGATCGACCGTGGGCATTGCGATCTTCGGCTCGGCAATGACCGCGGGGCTGACCGGCGCGATCGCCCGATACCTGCCGCCGGGAGCCGCCGAGGCGATGCCCGAGGGTGCGACCGTCGGGGCGGGCGCCGTACTCGACCCCGCTGCGCTGGAAGGACTGCCGGCACCGGTCGTCGAGGCCGTACGACACGGGCTCGCCGACCAGATGCACATCGTGTTCTTGATCGGCATTCCGATCGTGATCGCCGCGTTTATCGCGACGCTCATGATCCGGGTGATCCCGCTACGCGAGACGATCGCCGAGCCCGACGAGCAGCCCGGCGGCGAAATCGACTCGCTGGCGCAGACTGCCCGCTCGACCCGCGGTCTGGTGCCCGGGCTCGCTTCCGGCGATCCCGGCGAACGCACCCGAGAACGCCTGCTGGGGCTGCAGTTTCGGCGGCTCGCGGAACGTTCTCAAGAGGCCGACCACCCGTTGCTGCACGCCGCGGTGACCCAGCTCGGTGACGGCGACTTCGCGCGTGGCGTGGCGCTGTTGGAGCGGACCGCGGCGATGCTGACGACCTCCGACCCCGAGGTCATGGCCGAACAGGAGCGGTTTGCCGTCGAGGTCGCGCACCGCGCCGGCGACGGCATCCTCTCCCCCGAACTGCGCCAGGAACTGGCGGTGCGCGCGAGCGAGGGCAACGGCGGCGTACTCGATGAGATCGAGCCGACGGTCGCCGACCGCTACGAGGCCGTTGACCTGGAGAAGCTGCGCCAGGCCAGCAGCGAGCTCGTCGCCACCCTGCTCATCGACGTCGCTACCCCAGACCCCGCTGCCCCACTGAACTCAACCGCCGCGCACCCCAGATCCGAACGTTAA